The nucleotide window AAATCCAGGTTTTTTTGTTTCCCGAAATCGCATGGCAGCTATGCGTTTCTATTGAAACGATTAATGACCCGCCGCTCCGCCACGCATCACTTTGCATCGGACAATATTGTCGGGTGTGATTGCGGCGAACGTGACAATCGAACCGCGCTCCATCGTGGTGGCGTGTCCCGACACACATCGCACGCCCGTCAGGTTCCACATTGGCCCGGAACGATGTTTTCAAGATGACAGTCGGCACCGTCCCTCCGGCCGGCATGCCGTTCATTGACTGCGGCCGGCAGCTTTGCCGGAACGCGGCTGTGTTCACCCCAGCAAATTCGCCTTTGGAACGCGACCTGTTGAGCAGCGCTTGACGCCTTCTTCGCGCTGGCATTTGCTGCGCCGATCGTTCAACTTCAGCTTGAAAGCCTCGTTTGGGGTTACCACCTGCCAAGCAGGGAATGGGAGAGAACCATGTCGAAGAACTTGATTGCCCGCCGCCGCGCGAGAGCCCTTGCCGCGGCTTGTATGATCAGCGTCGCCCTGCCCGCGACGGCTGGCCTGGCCAAGGAAAAGGTCAAGACCGACCAGACCGCTCAAGTCGATGTGGCGATGGATTATGCCGTGTCCATTCCCACCATCGATGCGGTTGGTTCAAATCTCGACAATGCGGTTCTGGCCGACATCCTTAGCGGCAAGGTCGTCGAAAACGCTGACGCGCTTGCCAATCTGGATGCCACCAGCATCACCGTGCCGGAAATTGTCATCGACGTGTCCTCGCAATCGGGCAGCACGTCCAATCAGACCAAGCTGACCATTACCGGCCTGACGCTCGAGGATGTCGTCGATGGGCGCGCCGCCAAGATCAGCCTTGCCGGCGTTGCTTTGGCCGAGGACGACGCCAAGGCCAATTTTGGTGCCATGTCGGCAGCCAATCTCGACATTGCCGGCATATTGGGCATTTACGGCCTGGTCGACACGGCCGGCCAGACGGAGCTGCGGACCATCTATACCGACCTGGTCTCCCAAGGCGGGACAATCGAAAGCAAAGAGGTCAACTGCCGCGTTGGCGAGGTCACCGGCGCCCAGTTCAAGGCGCGGCCGCTCAAGACCTCCTTGGTCGACATGATAGCGGTGGCCCAGGCCATGGAGGAAGAAGGCGATGACGCATCGCCCGAGACCGTCGGCAAGTTCCTTAAAATGTATGCCGACATCCTGACAGCGTTCGAAACCTCAGAAGTAAGGTTCAACGGCATGGCCTGCGATGGCTTCGATGATGAGGACCGGGCCATGACCTTCTCCATCGCCGGCCTGACCATGGGCGGAATGAGCCCGGGCATCTATCCCGCAATTTCTATGGATGGCTTTGCCATCAACGTCGAGGACGACGGCTCCTTCATTCTGGACAATTTGACCATCAAGCAGATGGACCTGAGCGGCACCATCGCGACGCTGCAAAGCGCACCCGATGTGGTGGATGAAGCCTGGTTCGAACAGAATGCGCGCGCACTGATCCCGGCCATGGATGGGCTCTCGCTATCTGGCCTCGACATGGATATCCCCGATCCGGACACGGCCGGCGCCCGGATTCAGGCCAAGGTTGGCGCCTTCGACCTGACGCTGGCCAGCTATCTCAACGGCATTCCCACGGCAGTGGACGTTTCCGCCGCGAATATTCAGGCGGAAATCCCCGCCGAGAGCGGCGACGAGACATTCGACCAACTCCGGGCCCTTGGCATCACCAATGTCGACGCCGGGTTCCGCATCGCCGCCGCTTGGGACGAGGCCAGCGAAACCATCGCCGTTGAGGAAGTATCCGTGTCCGGCGTCGACCTGGCCTCCGTTCTCCTGGCCGGCACGGTGACCAATGCCACCAAAGACATATTCGCCGTCGATCCCCATGCCGCAATGATGGCCAGCATGGATCTTGCCGTGCGCAACCTGGACCTGACCGTCACCGATGCCGGCCTGTCCGACATCATTCTCGCCGTCGTTGCCGCCGAACAGGGCGCCGATCCGGCAACCTTGCGCCCCGTCTTTGCCGGGCTCGCCCAGGGAACGGTCATCGGCATGATGGCTGGCGCCGCCGATGCGGCCAAACTGGGTGACGCTATCAATAGCTTTGTGGCCGGCAGCGCCAAGACCCTGATGATCGGCATCGAGGCCAAGACCGAACCCGGCCTGGGCATGATGGATTTCATGGCGGCCGAAGACGACCCGACGACCCTTTTGACCAAGGTCAATATCAGCGCCGAAGCCAAGTAATCAAAAGGGCCGCCCCATAAGGGCGGCCCTTGGTCATTCTGCCGTCGCACTCGCGGCGGCCCGCAGTCCCCAATCGAGCAATTCGCCCGCCATTTCGGGTGTGGCCGCTTCGACATAGCACCGCAATTCGGGTGCATTGCCGGACGCCCGGAAATGCACCATGTCTCCATTCTGGGTCCAGAATTGCAGACCGTCTATGTCCGCCCGACGCGAAATGCCCAGCGATCCGAAAAGCTGGGCGGCATAGTCGCCATCCTCCCGCAAGCGCCTGAGGAAAGCGGCGCTGCGCTCGCTGGCAATGTTCTGCAACCGGTCGGCCAGGGCGTGCTGCAATGGCAGATCTGACACAACCTTCGACAAGGGCCGGCCCACCCTGACGCTTTCGCCAAGACCGCACAAAATGGGCAGAATGGCGTCGCGCGTCACCAACGGTTCCAAAGGCCGACCATTGGCCGAGACGCCGCCACCGACAAAGGTTCCGCCATTGGCCTCGAAGCCGATCACGGCGCCCGTCGCGCCGCCCATGGCCTCAACCACATAGGGCGACCCCACCCGCGTGCGCACCACCTGTCCAAAATAACCCGTCCGCTCGATGCCGGAATTGGAGGTTACGGGCGTTACGACACTGTCCGCGCCCAAATGCCGGGCCGCCAGCAGCCCCAGCGTATCGCCCCGTATGAACCGGCCCATTTCGTCCACCAGCAAAGGCCGGTCGCCGTCACCATCGGCGGAGACGACGGCGTCCAGTCCGTGCTGCTTTATCCAGCCCGGAATGGGCGCAAAAACCGTATCGGCAAAGGCCTCGGTATCGACCGGCACAAAGCCATCGATGCGGCCCAGGCTGATGGTCTCGGCGCCGAACCGGCGCAACACCTGCCCGATAAGGTCGCGCGCCACCGTAGAATGCTCGAAAACGCCTATGCGCTTGCCGGCCAGTGCATTGGCGGGCAGCAATGTGGCGAAACGCTCGAGATAGCGGCTCGCCGCCAGATCGGCCTCATCGGCCGGTATGATATCCCGATCGGCGATGTCAGCGCTATCGAGCGCCGCCACAACGCCGGCTTCGTCACTTTTGCTGATCTCGCCACTGGGCAGATAGAATTTAAGACCATTCCGATCGGCCGGAATATGGCTGCCGGTGATCATTATGGCAGCGCCGCCATTGGCAAGCGCATGCAGCGCCAGGGCCGGCGTGGGCAAGGCACCGCAATCGACGGGCTCCAATCCGGCCGCGGCAATCGCAACGGCGCAATCATGCGTGATTTGCGGGCTGGACGGGCGGAAATCGCGCCCAAGAAAGACCCTCGAAATCGGCGTTTCATTGACCTTTTGGGCGTGCCGCAGAAAGGCCGCGCAATATTGGCGCGCCGCTTGCCCCTCTAGGTCCACCGCCAGACCGCGCAGACCGCTGGTACCAAATTTCAGGCTGTTTTCCTGCGCCATCGGTCAGGTCTCCTTGAGCGAATAGGTTTTGAACCAGGCGACGAATTTGTCGATCCCCTCGTCCAGCGACGTGTCCGGCAATTCGCCGACCAATGCCTGCAACAGGCTCGTGTCCGCCTGGGTGGCAATCACGTCCCCCGGCTGCATGGGCAGCATGTTCAGTTTTGCCTTGGTTCCCATGGCCCTTTCGAGCGAAGCGATGAAATCCATCAACTCAACGGGCCGGCCACCGCCGATATTGAGCAGGCGAAACGGCGCCACCGCCGAAAGGCTGTCGCCCGCAACCGGCTGTCCCATGACCGGCGCCCGAGTCATGATCGCCTCCATGGCCGCCGTCAGGTCCTCGACATAGGTAAAGTCCCGCCGCATCTGCCCATTGCCATAAACGTCAATAGCTTCGCCCGCTGCAATGGCATGGGCAAATTTGAAGAGAGCCATGTCCGGCC belongs to Devosia sp. XK-2 and includes:
- a CDS encoding phosphomannomutase: MAQENSLKFGTSGLRGLAVDLEGQAARQYCAAFLRHAQKVNETPISRVFLGRDFRPSSPQITHDCAVAIAAAGLEPVDCGALPTPALALHALANGGAAIMITGSHIPADRNGLKFYLPSGEISKSDEAGVVAALDSADIADRDIIPADEADLAASRYLERFATLLPANALAGKRIGVFEHSTVARDLIGQVLRRFGAETISLGRIDGFVPVDTEAFADTVFAPIPGWIKQHGLDAVVSADGDGDRPLLVDEMGRFIRGDTLGLLAARHLGADSVVTPVTSNSGIERTGYFGQVVRTRVGSPYVVEAMGGATGAVIGFEANGGTFVGGGVSANGRPLEPLVTRDAILPILCGLGESVRVGRPLSKVVSDLPLQHALADRLQNIASERSAAFLRRLREDGDYAAQLFGSLGISRRADIDGLQFWTQNGDMVHFRASGNAPELRCYVEAATPEMAGELLDWGLRAAASATAE